The following are encoded together in the Malaya genurostris strain Urasoe2022 chromosome 3, Malgen_1.1, whole genome shotgun sequence genome:
- the LOC131438439 gene encoding uncharacterized protein LOC131438439: MLGDDDTKGNESIQPQKDTQNSLFGDTMQYPENILANNYSNMQMQLNTRYISQICCPRRVRSTLPHVRMRPYFIPKRSRTKSENSDPSSILYLETLQTIDALQGNTSTAFMMETNDTASTQMDTSQQLLSQKSEKCNSLVKSKSLENLVRAIKSIDGSQPSHEMEFVSSRIQKLKVQE; this comes from the exons ATGCTAGGTGATGACGATACAAAGGGTAATGAGTCAATACAACCGCAGAAAGATACACAAAACAGTCTTTTCGGTGACACAATGCAATACCCTGAAAACATCTTGGCAAACAACTACAGCAACATGCAAATGCAGTTAAATACGCGCTACATTTCACAG ATATGCTGTCCCCGGCGGGTGCGAAGTACACTACCTCACGTCCGGATGCGACCTTACTTCATACCAAAAAGGTCTCGAACAAAAAGTGAAAACTCAGATCCTTCCAGCATACTGTATCTGGAAACACTACAGACTATCGATGCTCTTCAGGGAAACACGAGCACAGCTTTCATGATGGAAACCAACGATACTGCTTCCACTCAGATGGATACCAGTCAGCAATTGCTATCGCAAAAATCTGAAAAGTGCAATTCACTTGTAAAGTCAAAGTCACTGGAAAATTTGGTGCGAGCCATCAAGTCCATTGATGGATCGCAGCCTTCGCACGAGATGGAATTTGTTTCTAGTCGCATTCAAAAGTTAAAGGTTCAGGAATAA